The Anaerolineae bacterium DNA segment GATGCGCTGGAACGTCCTGCCGGCGGCGGAGCAGGGCATGCCGGGGAGACATGGTGGGCCGCGCCCCATCATGAGCTGGAATGCTCGGTCGGGGATGGTCTGGTGTTGGAGCCGTTGCCGGCGCAGGGTGTGCCGCGGCCGGCGGCGCCGGGCCGGCGATATCTGTCGAATTCGTCTGAGGATACCTTCAGGAGGCAGGCATGGCTGTGAAAATCGGAATGCTGTTGTCACGCGTACGGGCGGAGGAGAAGCTCCTGGCCGATGAGATGGAGCGGCGCGGGCTGGATTTCGAGCTGATCGATGACCGACAGTTGATTTTGCCCATGGATCAGCCGGCGCGCCGCTGGGATGTGATCCTGGAGCGCTGTATCCAGCATTCGCGGGCGGAGCATGCCCTGCGGGTGTTTCAGGATTGGGGCATTCCGACGGTGAACCGCTGGGAGGTGGCGCAGATTTGCGGGAGCAAGTTTATGACGACCAGCGCCCTCCTGCGCGCCGGCGTCCCCACCCCGCGCACCGTCATCGCTTTCACGGAAGAGTCCGCGCTCGAGGCCATCGAGCAGATGGGCTATCCGGTGGTCATCAAGCCGGTTGTTGGCTCCTGGGGGCGTATGGTGGTGAAGATCAACGACCGCGATGCGGCGGAGGCGGTGATCCAGCATAAGGCCACGCTGGGGAACTTCCTGCACTCCATCTTCTATATCCAGGAATATATCCGCAAGCCCGGTCGGGATATCCGTTCCTTTGTGGTGGGCGATGAGACCATCTGCGCTATCTACCGCTCCTCCGAACATTGGATCACCAACACGGCGCGCGGCGGGCGGGCGTCCAACTGCCCGGTGACGCCGGAGCTGGACGCATTGAGCCGGGCGGCGGCGCGCGCCGTGGGCGGTGGGGTGCT contains these protein-coding regions:
- the lysX gene encoding lysine biosynthesis protein LysX — its product is MKIGMLLSRVRAEEKLLADEMERRGLDFELIDDRQLILPMDQPARRWDVILERCIQHSRAEHALRVFQDWGIPTVNRWEVAQICGSKFMTTSALLRAGVPTPRTVIAFTEESALEAIEQMGYPVVIKPVVGSWGRMVVKINDRDAAEAVIQHKATLGNFLHSIFYIQEYIRKPGRDIRSFVVGDETICAIYRSSEHWITNTARGGRASNCPVTPELDALSRAAARAVGGGVL